A stretch of the Halorussus salinus genome encodes the following:
- the ligA gene encoding ATP-dependent DNA ligase LigA, which yields MEFGEFADTAAEIEERSADTEITEQVTHLFADAGDDLPVLARFVQGRVFPAWSSRTLDIGPNYCYEAIARAAGTNVSADDVEGLLADLGDIGEVAASYDFGGQQGLGAFTGGAGGESGGGANGSANDLTVAEVAAELDALAAAEGSGSQDKKIDVLFALFNRASSTEARYLARLVLSEMRIGVGEGTVRDATADAFEVPVEEVARALQVSNDYGEVARVARDEGESGLAAMDLELGRPVQAMLAQAGSVADALDDWDEAAVEWKYDGARVQIHYDPDGLAWDTGDDAREVAIFSRNMEDVTDPLPEIAEYVEATLDAPAIIDGEVVATEEGDPLPFQEVLRRFRRKHDVARAREEVELDLFAFDCLHADGDDLLRTPLPERHDRLQSVFDPEGEAGSGESAVSSLWVTDDPDEIADIEAEALDSGHEGIMLKNPDSTYSPGRRGKNWLKRKPDVETLDLVVTGAEWGEGRRASFLGTFLVSARVEEGEEFETLGKVATGITDDELADLTELLEPHVRRQDGQEVEIAPEVVFEVGYEEIQASPTYSSGYALRFPRFLGVRDDKDPESADSLARVERLADQQ from the coding sequence ATGGAATTCGGGGAGTTCGCCGACACCGCCGCCGAAATCGAGGAGCGAAGTGCCGACACAGAGATTACCGAGCAGGTCACGCACCTGTTCGCCGACGCTGGCGACGACCTCCCCGTGCTGGCCCGGTTCGTGCAAGGCCGGGTCTTCCCGGCGTGGTCCTCGCGGACGCTCGACATCGGCCCGAACTACTGCTACGAGGCCATCGCGCGGGCCGCCGGGACCAACGTCTCGGCCGACGACGTGGAGGGCCTCCTCGCGGACCTCGGCGACATCGGCGAAGTCGCCGCGAGCTACGACTTCGGGGGCCAGCAGGGTCTCGGCGCGTTCACCGGCGGCGCGGGCGGTGAGTCCGGCGGCGGAGCGAACGGGTCCGCGAACGACCTCACCGTCGCGGAGGTCGCCGCGGAACTTGACGCGCTCGCGGCCGCCGAGGGGTCGGGGAGTCAGGATAAGAAGATAGACGTGCTGTTCGCGCTGTTCAACCGCGCGAGTTCGACCGAAGCGCGCTATCTCGCCCGCCTCGTCCTTTCGGAGATGCGCATCGGCGTCGGCGAGGGCACCGTCCGGGACGCGACCGCCGACGCCTTCGAGGTGCCCGTCGAGGAGGTAGCGCGCGCGCTCCAAGTGTCGAACGACTACGGGGAGGTCGCCCGCGTCGCCCGCGACGAGGGCGAGTCCGGACTCGCGGCGATGGACCTCGAACTCGGCCGCCCCGTCCAAGCGATGCTCGCGCAGGCCGGGAGCGTCGCCGACGCGCTGGACGACTGGGACGAGGCCGCCGTCGAGTGGAAGTACGACGGCGCGCGCGTTCAGATTCACTACGACCCCGACGGACTGGCGTGGGACACCGGAGACGACGCCCGCGAGGTCGCTATCTTCTCGCGGAACATGGAGGACGTGACCGACCCGCTCCCCGAAATCGCCGAGTACGTCGAAGCCACTCTGGACGCCCCGGCCATCATCGACGGCGAGGTCGTCGCCACCGAGGAGGGCGACCCCCTGCCGTTTCAGGAGGTCCTGCGGCGCTTCCGCCGGAAGCACGACGTGGCCCGCGCCCGCGAGGAGGTCGAACTCGACCTGTTCGCGTTCGACTGCCTGCACGCCGACGGCGACGACCTGCTTCGGACGCCCCTGCCCGAGCGCCACGACCGACTGCAATCGGTGTTCGACCCGGAGGGCGAGGCCGGTTCCGGGGAGTCTGCGGTCTCGTCGTTGTGGGTCACCGACGACCCCGACGAGATAGCCGACATCGAAGCCGAGGCTCTCGACTCGGGCCACGAGGGCATCATGCTGAAGAACCCCGACTCGACGTACTCACCGGGTCGCCGCGGGAAGAACTGGCTCAAGCGAAAACCGGACGTGGAGACGCTTGACCTCGTGGTCACGGGCGCGGAGTGGGGCGAGGGTCGCCGGGCGAGTTTCTTGGGGACGTTCCTCGTCTCGGCCCGCGTCGAGGAGGGCGAGGAGTTCGAGACGCTCGGCAAGGTCGCCACCGGCATCACCGACGACGAACTCGCGGACCTGACCGAACTGCTGGAACCCCACGTCCGGAGACAGGACGGACAGGAGGTCGAAATCGCCCCCGAAGTGGTCTTCGAGGTGGGCTACGAGGAGATACAGGCGTCGCCGACCTACTCGTCGGGCTACGCCCTGCGCTTCCCGCGGTTCCTCGGCGTGCGCGACGACAAGGACCCCGAGAGTGCCGACTCGCTGGCGCGCGTCGAGCGACTGGCCGACCAGCAGTAG
- a CDS encoding anthranilate synthase component I family protein, with product MTAATVLSPVTIRTVTSPEEFRRLAASLDAPARIPVEVRTTVSDPYDAYRRARDDEGGVAGSEATGADGVYLETTGGQDGWGYFATDPERWVRTDATDGTPEGFAALDDLLGGEALVRGDCDVPYPCGAFGWFSYDLARELEDLPETTTDDRDLPRLQLGVYDRVAAWREPRGGGETRPDDERTELRVTCCPRVSPRDERSGDDCSRIYDRAVERARSLARSACEGDREIEAPPADAETATFRNEVGPDEYAERVRRTKAYVRDGDTFQANISQRLVAPAAVHPVAAFAALRRVNPAPYSALVEFPGVDLVSASPELLIDCAGDRLVTEPIAGTRPRGETPAGDRRLERELLDSEKEHAEHAMLVDLERNDLGKVCEFGSVEVSEYRRIDRYSEVMHTVSKVVGTRRDDASVADAIAAVFPGGTITGAPKPRTMEIIDELESTRRGPYTGAIGVVGFDERATLNMTIRTLVRAGDEYYLRVGAGIVHDSDPESEYEETLAKGRALVRAMDDALDDEELAVEE from the coding sequence ATAACCGCCGCCACGGTACTCTCCCCCGTGACGATTCGAACGGTCACCTCCCCCGAGGAGTTCCGCCGCCTCGCCGCCTCGCTCGACGCCCCGGCCCGAATCCCGGTCGAGGTCCGGACGACGGTGAGCGACCCTTACGACGCCTACCGGCGAGCGCGCGACGACGAGGGCGGCGTCGCCGGAAGCGAAGCGACCGGAGCCGACGGCGTCTACCTCGAAACCACCGGCGGGCAGGACGGGTGGGGCTACTTCGCCACCGACCCCGAGCGGTGGGTTCGGACCGACGCGACCGACGGGACGCCAGAGGGGTTCGCGGCGTTGGACGACCTCCTCGGCGGGGAAGCACTCGTTCGCGGGGACTGCGACGTGCCCTACCCCTGCGGCGCGTTCGGGTGGTTCTCGTACGACCTCGCCCGCGAGTTGGAGGACCTGCCGGAGACGACGACCGACGACCGCGACCTCCCGAGACTCCAGTTGGGCGTCTACGACCGCGTGGCGGCGTGGCGCGAACCGCGGGGCGGAGGCGAGACCCGACCCGACGACGAGCGGACCGAGTTGCGCGTGACCTGCTGTCCGCGGGTGTCGCCGCGGGACGAGCGGAGCGGGGACGACTGCTCGCGAATCTACGACCGGGCCGTCGAGCGCGCTCGTTCCCTCGCGCGCTCGGCCTGCGAGGGCGACCGGGAAATCGAGGCTCCGCCCGCGGACGCCGAGACGGCGACGTTCCGCAACGAGGTCGGCCCCGACGAGTACGCCGAGCGGGTGCGCCGGACGAAGGCGTACGTCCGGGACGGCGACACGTTTCAAGCGAATATCTCTCAACGACTCGTCGCGCCCGCGGCGGTCCACCCCGTCGCGGCGTTCGCGGCGCTCCGGCGGGTCAACCCCGCGCCCTACTCCGCGCTGGTGGAGTTCCCCGGCGTCGATTTGGTCAGCGCCAGTCCGGAACTCCTGATAGACTGCGCGGGTGACCGCCTCGTGACCGAACCCATCGCCGGGACGCGACCCCGCGGGGAGACACCCGCGGGGGACCGACGACTGGAGCGGGAACTCCTCGACAGCGAGAAGGAACACGCCGAACACGCGATGCTGGTCGATTTGGAGCGCAACGACCTCGGGAAGGTCTGCGAGTTCGGGTCGGTCGAGGTCTCGGAGTACCGGCGCATCGACCGCTACTCCGAGGTGATGCACACCGTCTCGAAGGTGGTCGGAACGCGCCGCGACGACGCATCCGTCGCGGACGCCATCGCCGCGGTGTTCCCCGGCGGAACCATCACGGGTGCCCCGAAACCCCGGACGATGGAGATAATCGACGAACTCGAATCGACCCGGCGCGGCCCCTACACCGGAGCCATCGGCGTCGTCGGGTTCGACGAGCGCGCGACGCTGAACATGACCATCCGGACGCTGGTCCGGGCTGGAGACGAGTACTACCTGCGCGTCGGCGCGGGCATCGTCCACGACTCGGACCCCGAATCGGAGTACGAGGAGACCCTCGCGAAGGGCCGGGCGCTCGTCCGCGCCATGGACGACGCGCTGGACGACGAGGAGTTGGCCGTCGAGGAGTGA
- a CDS encoding phage tail protein, whose product MSGVNSTVQKYARRAGRASKRAQNRLTAPSQAQSQAMTSVSKKLVGVWKRIIKNSPKLEKQVTRINKTLDGLAETLGSSLVPAFRLLADGIKSAVKTFQSMPGPVKDFVGIAFALVSGLVLVTTAATTVASALGGVAAVLGGLLGPVLAVIAIVAILYAVWKNNLFGIRTIAKQVFNWLKNFITGTIAFVKSFWETFTSFLPRVWKAAGEALKTGVRAVFGAIKSLVIGYLTFTLAFWKRTLNLLVTAAQTAFTFAKNVIAKALTAITNVVRTGVRKLKRVWNSALGAVRTFVTETKKKVAGLAAKVKKALKSLTESALTWAKDLVKKFVAGLKAKTKALTKRLDKLKQKVTGTLGAFAESAWRWGKDLISEFVSGIDDKIGQFRRKVNDLKNTVQGAISFDRVENDRMAQRWGSDLVDHFSRGMAREASQLSGVVSPHRGASFGLQSAAASGARTNVNVTVEAGAVQMRGGSTARANAEKTAEGVADEFAQRFGRRS is encoded by the coding sequence ATGAGCGGCGTGAACAGCACGGTCCAGAAGTACGCGCGGCGGGCGGGTCGAGCGAGCAAGCGGGCTCAGAACCGATTGACGGCACCGTCGCAGGCCCAGAGCCAAGCGATGACGTCGGTCAGCAAAAAGCTGGTCGGCGTCTGGAAGCGAATAATCAAGAACTCGCCGAAGCTCGAAAAGCAGGTTACTCGTATCAACAAGACGCTCGACGGACTCGCCGAGACGCTCGGTTCGTCGCTCGTTCCGGCCTTCCGACTGCTCGCCGACGGTATCAAGTCCGCAGTCAAGACCTTCCAGTCGATGCCGGGACCGGTCAAAGACTTCGTCGGCATCGCGTTCGCCCTCGTCTCGGGCCTCGTGCTGGTGACGACCGCGGCCACGACGGTCGCCAGTGCGCTCGGCGGCGTCGCGGCGGTCCTCGGCGGACTCCTCGGTCCGGTGCTGGCGGTAATCGCCATCGTCGCGATCCTGTACGCAGTCTGGAAGAACAATCTGTTCGGCATACGGACAATCGCCAAGCAGGTGTTCAACTGGCTGAAGAACTTCATCACAGGAACCATCGCCTTCGTCAAGTCGTTTTGGGAGACGTTCACCAGCTTCCTGCCCCGAGTCTGGAAGGCCGCGGGGGAGGCGCTCAAGACCGGCGTCAGAGCCGTCTTCGGTGCCATCAAATCCCTCGTCATCGGCTACTTGACGTTCACGCTGGCGTTCTGGAAGCGAACCCTGAACCTCCTCGTGACGGCGGCACAGACCGCGTTTACGTTCGCCAAGAACGTGATAGCGAAGGCCCTCACGGCCATTACGAACGTCGTTAGAACTGGCGTTCGAAAGCTGAAACGGGTCTGGAACTCCGCGCTTGGCGCTGTCCGGACGTTCGTCACGGAGACGAAAAAGAAGGTCGCCGGACTCGCAGCGAAAGTGAAAAAGGCGCTAAAGAGTCTCACCGAGTCCGCGCTCACGTGGGCGAAGGACCTCGTGAAGAAGTTCGTCGCCGGACTGAAGGCGAAGACGAAGGCACTCACGAAGCGGCTGGACAAACTGAAACAGAAGGTAACCGGCACGCTCGGTGCCTTCGCCGAGTCCGCGTGGCGTTGGGGTAAAGACCTCATCTCGGAGTTCGTCTCCGGCATCGACGACAAGATAGGCCAGTTCCGCCGGAAGGTAAACGACCTCAAGAACACGGTGCAGGGCGCTATCTCGTTCGACCGCGTGGAGAACGACCGGATGGCCCAGCGCTGGGGGTCTGACCTCGTGGACCACTTCTCGCGGGGAATGGCGCGTGAAGCGAGTCAGCTTTCGGGCGTCGTCTCACCCCATCGAGGAGCTTCGTTCGGTCTTCAGTCCGCGGCCGCGAGCGGTGCGCGGACGAACGTCAACGTCACCGTCGAGGCCGGTGCGGTCCAGATGCGCGGCGGAAGCACCGCCCGCGCCAACGCCGAGAAGACCGCCGAAGGCGTCGCCGACGAGTTCGCCCAACGCTTCGGGAGGAGGTCGTAG
- a CDS encoding phage tail tube protein — protein MRYAQANNGQVSYGIEDAAYSKASATDSYFGLVTDDVEVPNPNEVTPMATGGGRRGPHVNAPNAKEYEFEIPFAVLDHNAPFEVALGEKTQQSKDPDGTADSGDEYERYLVTESDRLPTMTVEHCQEDLDLKEWFVGSKASLQLEAEQGEALSATLSVLAAKRQYDDAADNATDLSVPSGRSPYRFWMKGDVTLSDQQGSTVDTLATVSGIDLSWDNGLEAQHQGDGREAHAVAETTAAEKYDMSITVNVTDTDLYQRAAEDDAPVDVEIPFFRNPGASTVQDAMYIRLKDCTVTSAPVPKAGEGTVEAEIGLAPRDTEIEFRTPA, from the coding sequence ATGCGATACGCCCAAGCCAACAACGGACAGGTGAGTTACGGTATCGAAGACGCGGCGTACTCGAAAGCGAGTGCGACCGACAGCTACTTCGGCCTCGTCACGGACGACGTCGAAGTTCCGAACCCGAACGAAGTGACGCCGATGGCGACCGGCGGCGGGCGACGCGGCCCGCACGTCAACGCGCCGAACGCGAAGGAGTACGAGTTCGAGATTCCCTTCGCGGTCCTCGACCACAACGCGCCCTTCGAGGTCGCGCTCGGGGAGAAAACCCAGCAGAGCAAAGACCCCGACGGGACCGCCGACTCGGGCGACGAGTACGAGCGGTACCTCGTGACCGAGAGCGACCGACTCCCGACGATGACGGTCGAACACTGTCAGGAGGACCTCGACCTCAAGGAGTGGTTCGTCGGGAGCAAGGCCAGCCTCCAACTCGAAGCCGAGCAGGGCGAGGCGCTGTCGGCGACCCTCTCGGTGCTGGCGGCGAAACGACAGTACGACGACGCGGCCGACAACGCGACCGACCTCTCGGTCCCGAGTGGCCGGAGTCCCTACCGCTTCTGGATGAAAGGTGACGTGACCCTGAGCGACCAGCAGGGCTCGACCGTTGACACGCTGGCGACCGTCTCGGGCATAGACCTCTCGTGGGACAACGGTCTGGAGGCCCAGCATCAGGGCGACGGCCGCGAGGCCCACGCCGTCGCCGAGACCACCGCCGCCGAGAAGTACGACATGAGCATCACGGTCAACGTCACCGACACCGACCTCTACCAGCGCGCTGCCGAGGACGACGCGCCCGTGGACGTGGAAATTCCGTTCTTCCGCAACCCCGGCGCGTCCACGGTTCAGGACGCGATGTACATTCGCCTGAAGGACTGTACCGTCACGAGCGCCCCCGTCCCGAAAGCGGGCGAGGGCACCGTCGAGGCGGAGATTGGTCTCGCACCCCGCGACACCGAAATCGAATTCCGAACCCCCGCATAA
- a CDS encoding phage tail tube protein codes for MPTGTTTRIAYLHEPTDDYMGSPTDTDYKTPGLDCVVEEIGLDNALRRMRTPGDAETTAALAGNFSGAITVSFTLANPWWKNHVFGGPPTANGESSAPYAYDWSVAPGEVQSSRWYTGIDYSEVTAERVLKGVVFSDMQVNLTAGEPVEVTLTGFYGDEETNATLTPGSQPSEQATPLRFHGGSLSIPDSSTVNRVQSASLSMKTGARPQTDTSRHPVAAVMGAVETTLNVRDVVTDTDQLELAYGGSSAPETAVDGASAATLDLSSPDATGLTYDLSGVTPDTYSWEQWGDLDADAIENTTYVVNSVTATAESDQSEAR; via the coding sequence ATGCCAACAGGAACCACGACGCGAATCGCGTATCTGCACGAACCGACCGACGACTACATGGGTAGCCCCACCGACACCGACTACAAGACGCCCGGTCTCGACTGCGTGGTCGAGGAGATCGGTCTCGACAACGCGCTCCGCCGGATGCGGACGCCGGGCGACGCCGAGACGACCGCGGCGCTCGCCGGGAACTTCTCCGGCGCGATTACGGTCTCCTTTACGCTCGCCAATCCGTGGTGGAAGAACCACGTCTTCGGTGGGCCGCCGACCGCGAACGGCGAGTCCAGCGCGCCCTACGCCTACGACTGGTCCGTCGCTCCCGGCGAGGTCCAGAGTTCGCGCTGGTACACCGGCATCGACTACAGCGAGGTGACCGCCGAGCGCGTCCTCAAGGGCGTCGTCTTCAGCGACATGCAGGTGAATCTGACGGCGGGCGAGCCGGTCGAAGTGACCCTGACCGGGTTCTACGGCGACGAGGAGACCAACGCGACGCTCACGCCCGGTTCCCAGCCCAGCGAGCAGGCGACCCCGCTCCGGTTCCACGGCGGGTCGCTCTCGATTCCGGACTCCTCGACCGTCAACCGCGTGCAGTCGGCCAGCCTCTCGATGAAGACCGGCGCGCGGCCCCAGACCGACACGAGCCGCCACCCCGTCGCGGCCGTGATGGGCGCGGTCGAGACCACGCTGAACGTCCGGGATGTCGTGACCGATACCGACCAGCTCGAACTCGCGTACGGCGGTAGCTCGGCCCCCGAAACCGCGGTCGATGGTGCGAGTGCCGCGACGCTCGACCTCTCGTCCCCGGACGCGACCGGCTTGACTTACGACCTCTCGGGCGTGACGCCCGACACCTACTCGTGGGAGCAGTGGGGCGACCTCGACGCCGACGCCATCGAGAACACGACCTACGTGGTCAACAGCGTCACCGCGACCGCCGAGTCCGACCAAAGTGAGGCGCGGTAA
- a CDS encoding fibronectin type III domain-containing protein codes for MTLTVLEDFESSLTDWSGDVQRKTKYARSGACSAKNNGDEATFTPSELGVGIQPKRIKAWYYEKSSNTGGGIAVYNSNGNYEVRAGTTNPQYSSDPENIAGEGAYGEWIGVEFDFDWTAGEVTIRFYRSGSADMSKTMSMADGGVDVAELRLDGYYNNSKDVTNIWWDDIAYEASSPAAPSDCTTSLSDNDITLSWIDNSVNESGFRIERKRDGGSFSEITTVGANTTTYTDNDLADGETYVYRVQATHASANPSNYSNEASATTALSAPTAVAQTVNSPTSITVSFEDTTDNEIHYRIEKCADDGSWTYVTDLTPDDTSHQFTVAKSADTIQSRVRAESADTISDWTKSATISTDGSELSATTASDSRIDLSWDGKQDAEEYHLYRAESVSGSLDDYQRVATVTSGTTTYSDTNLENGEQYYYRITPVYDGIEDAPSEDATATTTVPAPSVDTVATPAADEVVLEYSLADDSTDGTVEILRSTDGTIGSSVASISDLSQISYTDTSVLDGEKYHYTIRRKTDHAFADSGQTAVMTVLPAPTSLAVNAVDSDQADVSWTTNHDYGNQRVELKPTDDSTWTNDSGELSKSTESYTTSDLLDGEEYDLRVVAYTEHAETEDQ; via the coding sequence ATGACGTTGACGGTGTTAGAGGATTTCGAGTCGTCGCTGACAGACTGGAGCGGAGACGTGCAGCGGAAGACAAAATACGCACGAAGTGGAGCGTGTTCGGCGAAGAATAACGGCGACGAGGCCACCTTTACGCCATCAGAACTTGGAGTCGGAATTCAACCGAAACGAATCAAGGCGTGGTACTACGAGAAAAGTAGCAACACGGGTGGCGGAATTGCGGTCTACAATTCGAACGGAAACTACGAGGTTCGGGCAGGAACGACGAACCCGCAGTATAGTTCCGACCCGGAAAATATCGCTGGGGAAGGCGCGTACGGTGAGTGGATTGGAGTCGAATTCGACTTCGACTGGACTGCTGGTGAAGTGACCATCCGGTTCTACCGGTCTGGGAGCGCCGATATGTCAAAGACAATGAGTATGGCGGACGGTGGCGTTGATGTCGCAGAACTACGCCTCGACGGATATTACAACAATTCTAAAGACGTGACGAATATTTGGTGGGACGATATCGCGTACGAGGCGAGTTCACCCGCCGCCCCATCAGACTGCACTACATCATTATCAGATAACGATATCACGCTCTCTTGGATCGACAACAGCGTCAACGAATCAGGATTCCGAATCGAACGAAAGCGAGACGGTGGGTCGTTCAGCGAAATCACAACGGTCGGTGCTAACACAACTACATACACCGACAACGATCTCGCAGACGGCGAAACCTATGTTTATCGCGTCCAAGCCACCCACGCGTCGGCAAACCCATCGAATTACTCGAACGAAGCATCGGCGACGACAGCGCTTTCGGCTCCCACAGCAGTCGCCCAAACAGTGAACTCTCCGACTTCGATTACTGTCTCTTTCGAGGACACTACTGATAACGAAATTCACTACCGCATTGAAAAATGTGCCGACGATGGGTCGTGGACGTACGTCACCGACCTTACGCCGGACGACACTAGTCACCAGTTCACCGTTGCCAAGTCTGCCGACACGATTCAGTCGCGGGTACGCGCAGAAAGTGCTGACACGATTTCAGATTGGACAAAGAGCGCAACGATCTCGACGGACGGCTCGGAGCTGTCTGCAACCACAGCCAGCGACTCCCGAATCGACCTATCATGGGATGGAAAGCAGGACGCCGAGGAATACCATCTCTATCGTGCGGAGTCCGTGAGCGGTAGTCTTGACGACTACCAACGCGTTGCAACCGTCACATCAGGAACGACTACGTATTCGGACACTAACTTGGAGAACGGAGAGCAATATTATTATCGGATCACACCGGTCTACGATGGAATCGAGGATGCTCCGAGTGAAGATGCTACGGCGACGACGACGGTTCCCGCGCCATCGGTGGACACGGTCGCTACACCTGCTGCTGACGAAGTCGTACTAGAGTACTCGCTGGCGGATGACTCGACGGACGGGACCGTCGAAATTTTGCGGTCGACTGATGGTACTATCGGGTCGTCTGTCGCGTCCATCTCTGACCTCTCTCAGATCAGTTACACGGACACGAGCGTTCTTGACGGGGAAAAATATCATTACACTATCCGTCGGAAGACCGACCACGCGTTTGCAGACTCTGGTCAGACAGCGGTCATGACTGTCCTCCCCGCCCCGACCAGTCTCGCTGTCAATGCCGTCGACAGCGACCAAGCCGATGTCTCTTGGACCACCAATCACGACTACGGCAACCAGCGCGTCGAACTGAAACCGACCGACGACTCGACGTGGACGAACGACTCCGGCGAACTCTCGAAGTCCACTGAGTCGTACACGACCAGCGACCTTCTCGACGGCGAGGAGTACGACCTGCGCGTCGTCGCGTACACCGAACACGCCGAGACGGAGGACCAGTAA